Proteins from one Podarcis raffonei isolate rPodRaf1 chromosome 1, rPodRaf1.pri, whole genome shotgun sequence genomic window:
- the RAD9A gene encoding cell cycle checkpoint control protein RAD9A isoform X1: protein MKCTITGGNVKALGKAVHSLSRVGDEIYIEPLQEGLSLRTVNASRSAYACFLFAPLFFQLYQPGESESDLDAGGFRCKVLMKSFLAIFRSLPSLEKMVEKCLISLSSHASRFRVKLYCKYGVIKTHDLSFQDCESLQAVFDTGQCAHALHAPPRLLVDAVVHFPLTQAEVTLSASPSGKVTLRSYLEEETEPSRMMVTELCLSEDEFQAFRVKEETQVTFCLKEFRGLLSFAESSNLPLNIHFDIPGRPAIFTLEDPVLNVHLVLATLAERESSQKNSNRKCFLTALLLYLSHASTSKPAYDFAGDDIDAYMIAMETTCEGTEGAEAPPSPTFPSRRTFSDTRELESDLEGTVPGTPPQKRFRSLFFGSVLSPSQPLVHSCTSQEVLAEDSEGET, encoded by the exons ATGAAGTGCACAATTACTGGGGGCAATGTGAAAG CCCTGGGGAAAGCGGTGCACTCTCTTTCCCGTGTTGGAGATGAAATTTACATTGAGCCTCTTCAAGAAGGG CTCTCCTTGCGAACGGTCAATGCGTCCCGCTCGGCCTACGCCTGCTTCCTGTTTGCCCCGCTCTTCTTTCAGCTCTACCAGCCAGGGGAATCGGAATCTGACTTGGATGCAGGTGGTTTCCGGTGCAAAGTGCTCATGAAG TCTTTCCTGGCTATCTTCCGCTCACTCCCCTCACTGGAGAAGATGGTGGAGAAATGCCTCATCTCGCTCAGTTCCCATGCTAGCCGGTTCCGTGTGAAGCTGTACTGCAAATATG GTGTCATCAAGACCCATGACTTGTCATTCCAGGACTGTGAATCCCTGCAGGCAGTCTTTGACACAGGGCAGTGCGCTCATGCTCTTCATGCCCCTCCCAG GCTATTGGTGGATGCTGTGGTGCATTTTCCATTGACACAGGCTGAGGTGACCCTGAGTGCCAGCCCTTCTGGGAAGGTGACCTTGCGCAGCTACCTGGAAGAAGAGACAG AGCCCAGCCGGATGATGGTGACTGAGCTCTGTTTGAGCGAGGACGAGTTCCAGGCCTTCCGTGTCAAGGAAGAGACACAAGTCACTTTCTGCCTCAAGGAATTCCGG GGCCTTCTGAGCTTTGCTGAGTCCTCAAATCTCCCCCTCAACATCCACTTTGACATCCCTGGCAG GCCAGCTATCTTCACCCTGGAGGACCCTGTGCTGAATGTGCACCTGGTCTTGGCCACTCTggctgagagagagagttcaCAGAAGAACAGCAACAG AAAGTGCTTCCTCACAGCTCTGCTCCTATATCTCTCTCATGCCAGCACATCCAAGCCTGCTTACGATTTCGCCGGTGATGACATCGATGCCTACATGATAGCCATGGAAACCACCTGCGAAGGCACAGAGGGGGCAGAAgcccctcccagccccaccttCCCCTCGAGACGCACCTTTTCTGATACAAGGGAGTTGGAAAGCGATCTTGAGGGAACTGTGCCTGGCACACCGCCACAAAAAAGG TTCCGCTCCTTGTTCTTTGGGTCGGTCCTCAGCCCATCACAGCCCTTGGTCCACTCATGTACAAGCCAAGAGGTGTTGGCAGAAGACAGTGAGGGAGAAACGTGA
- the RAD9A gene encoding cell cycle checkpoint control protein RAD9A isoform X2, producing the protein MKCTITGGNVKALGKAVHSLSRVGDEIYIEPLQEGLSLRTVNASRSAYACFLFAPLFFQLYQPGESESDLDAGGFRCKVLMKSFLAIFRSLPSLEKMVEKCLISLSSHASRFRVKLYCKYGVIKTHDLSFQDCESLQAVFDTGQCAHALHAPPRLLVDAVVHFPLTQAEVTLSASPSGKVTLRSYLEEETEPSRMMVTELCLSEDEFQAFRVKEETQVTFCLKEFRGLLSFAESSNLPLNIHFDIPGRPAIFTLEDPVLNVHLVLATLAERESSQKNSNSTSKPAYDFAGDDIDAYMIAMETTCEGTEGAEAPPSPTFPSRRTFSDTRELESDLEGTVPGTPPQKRFRSLFFGSVLSPSQPLVHSCTSQEVLAEDSEGET; encoded by the exons ATGAAGTGCACAATTACTGGGGGCAATGTGAAAG CCCTGGGGAAAGCGGTGCACTCTCTTTCCCGTGTTGGAGATGAAATTTACATTGAGCCTCTTCAAGAAGGG CTCTCCTTGCGAACGGTCAATGCGTCCCGCTCGGCCTACGCCTGCTTCCTGTTTGCCCCGCTCTTCTTTCAGCTCTACCAGCCAGGGGAATCGGAATCTGACTTGGATGCAGGTGGTTTCCGGTGCAAAGTGCTCATGAAG TCTTTCCTGGCTATCTTCCGCTCACTCCCCTCACTGGAGAAGATGGTGGAGAAATGCCTCATCTCGCTCAGTTCCCATGCTAGCCGGTTCCGTGTGAAGCTGTACTGCAAATATG GTGTCATCAAGACCCATGACTTGTCATTCCAGGACTGTGAATCCCTGCAGGCAGTCTTTGACACAGGGCAGTGCGCTCATGCTCTTCATGCCCCTCCCAG GCTATTGGTGGATGCTGTGGTGCATTTTCCATTGACACAGGCTGAGGTGACCCTGAGTGCCAGCCCTTCTGGGAAGGTGACCTTGCGCAGCTACCTGGAAGAAGAGACAG AGCCCAGCCGGATGATGGTGACTGAGCTCTGTTTGAGCGAGGACGAGTTCCAGGCCTTCCGTGTCAAGGAAGAGACACAAGTCACTTTCTGCCTCAAGGAATTCCGG GGCCTTCTGAGCTTTGCTGAGTCCTCAAATCTCCCCCTCAACATCCACTTTGACATCCCTGGCAG GCCAGCTATCTTCACCCTGGAGGACCCTGTGCTGAATGTGCACCTGGTCTTGGCCACTCTggctgagagagagagttcaCAGAAGAACAGCAACAG CACATCCAAGCCTGCTTACGATTTCGCCGGTGATGACATCGATGCCTACATGATAGCCATGGAAACCACCTGCGAAGGCACAGAGGGGGCAGAAgcccctcccagccccaccttCCCCTCGAGACGCACCTTTTCTGATACAAGGGAGTTGGAAAGCGATCTTGAGGGAACTGTGCCTGGCACACCGCCACAAAAAAGG TTCCGCTCCTTGTTCTTTGGGTCGGTCCTCAGCCCATCACAGCCCTTGGTCCACTCATGTACAAGCCAAGAGGTGTTGGCAGAAGACAGTGAGGGAGAAACGTGA
- the RAD9A gene encoding cell cycle checkpoint control protein RAD9A isoform X3, whose protein sequence is MKSFLAIFRSLPSLEKMVEKCLISLSSHASRFRVKLYCKYGVIKTHDLSFQDCESLQAVFDTGQCAHALHAPPRLLVDAVVHFPLTQAEVTLSASPSGKVTLRSYLEEETEPSRMMVTELCLSEDEFQAFRVKEETQVTFCLKEFRGLLSFAESSNLPLNIHFDIPGRPAIFTLEDPVLNVHLVLATLAERESSQKNSNRKCFLTALLLYLSHASTSKPAYDFAGDDIDAYMIAMETTCEGTEGAEAPPSPTFPSRRTFSDTRELESDLEGTVPGTPPQKRFRSLFFGSVLSPSQPLVHSCTSQEVLAEDSEGET, encoded by the exons ATGAAG TCTTTCCTGGCTATCTTCCGCTCACTCCCCTCACTGGAGAAGATGGTGGAGAAATGCCTCATCTCGCTCAGTTCCCATGCTAGCCGGTTCCGTGTGAAGCTGTACTGCAAATATG GTGTCATCAAGACCCATGACTTGTCATTCCAGGACTGTGAATCCCTGCAGGCAGTCTTTGACACAGGGCAGTGCGCTCATGCTCTTCATGCCCCTCCCAG GCTATTGGTGGATGCTGTGGTGCATTTTCCATTGACACAGGCTGAGGTGACCCTGAGTGCCAGCCCTTCTGGGAAGGTGACCTTGCGCAGCTACCTGGAAGAAGAGACAG AGCCCAGCCGGATGATGGTGACTGAGCTCTGTTTGAGCGAGGACGAGTTCCAGGCCTTCCGTGTCAAGGAAGAGACACAAGTCACTTTCTGCCTCAAGGAATTCCGG GGCCTTCTGAGCTTTGCTGAGTCCTCAAATCTCCCCCTCAACATCCACTTTGACATCCCTGGCAG GCCAGCTATCTTCACCCTGGAGGACCCTGTGCTGAATGTGCACCTGGTCTTGGCCACTCTggctgagagagagagttcaCAGAAGAACAGCAACAG AAAGTGCTTCCTCACAGCTCTGCTCCTATATCTCTCTCATGCCAGCACATCCAAGCCTGCTTACGATTTCGCCGGTGATGACATCGATGCCTACATGATAGCCATGGAAACCACCTGCGAAGGCACAGAGGGGGCAGAAgcccctcccagccccaccttCCCCTCGAGACGCACCTTTTCTGATACAAGGGAGTTGGAAAGCGATCTTGAGGGAACTGTGCCTGGCACACCGCCACAAAAAAGG TTCCGCTCCTTGTTCTTTGGGTCGGTCCTCAGCCCATCACAGCCCTTGGTCCACTCATGTACAAGCCAAGAGGTGTTGGCAGAAGACAGTGAGGGAGAAACGTGA